A DNA window from Paraflavitalea devenefica contains the following coding sequences:
- a CDS encoding phospholipase D-like domain-containing protein produces the protein MQFVDIALMTNTVISFVQSASYPIRPGNLVRPLIDGEPAFRRICEAIEAARQSVWVTVTFMWADFEWPGGRGDTFDVLDRAAARGIDVRVIFWRPDANTERFRRNAFWGSAVHIDLLNRRRSGVKIRWDRAHPGFCQHQKSWLIDAGADNETAFIGGINLNPHSMVMPGHSGEGHNHDVYVELAGPSVVDVHHNFVQRWNEASERLTEHGRWGIGSEANLQFPAQVPAERGNAVVQIQRTMHRGCYLDGQATPGGILYDIASGEQSNFDQYCAAINAARRSIYIENQYVDVPEIVDCLHRALKRGVDVVLLMPSEPDLSLQIPPERQALLKARAELGTFESFMLAGIAGIGSDGRRKSIYVHAKLMLIDDEWATVGSCNLHRFSLFGNAEMNVAFSEPNTVRAFRCELLREHLDQDTFDIDDRAALHLFRKIARENRRKFEAGNHIWQGLAFELDLAKYIG, from the coding sequence CATCTGTGAGGCAATCGAGGCTGCCCGGCAGAGCGTCTGGGTGACGGTGACTTTCATGTGGGCAGATTTTGAGTGGCCGGGGGGCCGGGGGGACACATTCGATGTTCTTGATCGTGCTGCTGCCCGCGGCATCGATGTGCGGGTCATTTTTTGGCGGCCGGACGCGAATACCGAGCGGTTCAGGCGCAACGCGTTCTGGGGGTCTGCGGTCCATATTGATTTACTCAACAGGCGCCGGTCTGGCGTGAAAATCCGCTGGGACCGCGCTCATCCGGGCTTCTGCCAACATCAGAAAAGCTGGCTGATTGATGCCGGCGCCGATAATGAAACAGCCTTCATTGGGGGGATCAATCTCAATCCCCATTCCATGGTTATGCCTGGTCATAGCGGTGAAGGGCATAATCACGACGTTTACGTCGAGCTGGCAGGTCCCTCGGTGGTCGACGTTCACCACAACTTCGTGCAGCGCTGGAACGAAGCGAGTGAGCGATTGACAGAGCATGGCCGTTGGGGAATTGGGAGCGAAGCCAACCTGCAGTTTCCAGCCCAGGTTCCCGCTGAGCGAGGTAATGCAGTCGTACAGATACAACGAACCATGCATCGGGGATGCTATCTCGACGGGCAAGCAACGCCTGGAGGAATATTATACGATATAGCTTCAGGTGAGCAATCAAACTTCGATCAGTATTGTGCGGCCATCAATGCTGCGCGCCGCTCAATCTATATAGAAAACCAGTATGTTGATGTGCCTGAAATCGTAGATTGTCTGCATCGGGCGCTCAAGCGCGGCGTAGATGTGGTTTTGCTGATGCCTTCTGAGCCGGACCTCAGTTTGCAGATCCCGCCGGAGCGGCAAGCGCTTCTCAAAGCCCGGGCAGAGCTTGGGACTTTCGAGAGCTTCATGTTGGCGGGTATTGCAGGCATCGGTAGTGATGGACGTCGCAAATCAATCTATGTACACGCCAAACTCATGTTGATTGATGATGAATGGGCTACCGTCGGCTCGTGCAACCTGCACCGGTTTTCACTCTTTGGAAATGCCGAGATGAATGTCGCCTTCTCAGAACCCAACACCGTTCGCGCCTTCCGTTGCGAACTTTTGCGCGAACACCTCGATCAGGATACGTTCGACATTGATGATCGCGCCGCTCTCCATCTATTCCGAAAGATCGCCAGAGAGAACCGTAGAAAGTTCGAAGCCGGTAATCATATTTGGCAAGGGCTCGCATTCGAGCTCGATCTTGCCAAATATATAGGGTGA